In Mesoplodon densirostris isolate mMesDen1 chromosome 2, mMesDen1 primary haplotype, whole genome shotgun sequence, the DNA window cgcagtggttgggagtctgcctgccgatgcaggggacacgggttcgtgccccggtctgggaggatcccacatgccgcggagcaactgggcccgtgagccaaaattgctgagcctgtgcgtctggagcctgtgctccgcaacaggagaggccgcgatagtgaggggccagcgcaccgcgatgaagagtggcccccactctccacaactagagaaagccctcgcacagaaacgaagacccaacatagccaaaaataaataaataaataaagcaaactgtcaacaagtaaaaataaacactataaaaaaaaaaaaaaaaaaaaagaacgatcTCCCTGTACCCATCCAGCCCTTCACCCCCACTCCAGCACTGGAACTCACAGAAGGGTTTTATTGATTTATCTTTCCCTTGGGGACAGTTCCAAGAGGAGACCGAGCTGCGACCCCTACTGAAGAGGGTAGAGAAATACCCAAGTGCCTGTGTTCGCTGGCTGTGGGGGACGAAAGCCCTAGTGTTGATCTATGACCCTGACTACATGAAGGTGGTCCTGGGGAGATCAGGTGAGAGGGAAACCCACATCCCAGCAGGAGAGAATCTTCCCTCCTGGGTACATGCCCCTGGATCTGTGAAATTCCAGAAGAAACTGGCACTTCAGCCATCAATACCTGACTCTCTACCAACCTTGCAGCCCACAAGCCAGACTAAGGCCAACATTATTCACTTCTAGTGAATGCTTAAACACCTGGGTGGGGCTgacttctcttttctgtcttactttctttcttgttttaacCCAATTGAGATGATCCCAGGTCTGGAAGACAATTCCCTGTCCACACTGATTTAGGTTTGGCACCTCTCACTGTTGCCTGTCCTGGGTCATGAAATGGCCAAACCACCACAAACTGTAGGAAAACCACAGGCTTCTTTCTTACCCTGTGGCACTGAGCAGAGCCTATCTTTCTTGCCGATTCACCATCTTAGTCCTGTGGGTGTTCTGCTGCTGGGACACTGAGTCTGCCTTCCTGGGCCCACAGTGACCATCAGGACAGAGAGAGTCAGGGATGGGAGGCAAGAGGGAGGTGGCTTGAGACAGACTGCCAGCTGACAAGCATCAGGAATGGAAGGTACCACAGCTGCTCTGGGGGCTGCCTGTCTTGTTTGGTGCCCTCCACTTTCCTTCCTTACCTTTCAGACCCAAAGTCTCATGATGCCTACAGATTGCTGATTCCCTGGATTGGTAAGTACATTTAAATACAACTGCAGTCCACCCACCAGTTAGGTTTACCAAGAGCTACCACTTTGGTTAATGGAGAACAACGGGTGCCAGGCACCCTGTCACCACCTCATCTTTCAGTCAAGCCTCATTTCTCTCCTTCCAGTGAAACTCTCACCCTCTGTAATGGTGCTGAGAGCCCTCCTGAAGCTCAGCCTCTTCTTATCACTCCTCAGTCCTCTGCGGTATTCTCAGCCTGACTATTAATTGATTCCTTCTATCACCTGCCCCCCTACTCTTTTTCAACCTCTGTCTCACAGCTGTCATAATCACATCCTATGGACCAGCCATTCTGGAAATTCACATTCCTGAAATGTACTGGTCTTTCCTACCTTTGCCCATGATGTGCCCCCTCCTGACACCCGTGCTTCCTCCCAAGTTGTCCCTAGTCATCTCTCTGATCCAGTCTCTCCGACCCACACACACCCATCTGTGGCCCAGGGAATGGTTTGCTTTTGTTGGAGGGGCAGACGTGGTTCCAGCACCGGCGGATGCTGACCCCAGCCTTCCACTATGACATCCTGAAGCCCTACGTGGGTCTCATGGCCGACTCTGTCCGAGTGATGCTGGTGAGTCCATCCCTTGTCACCTGGACCCACTCCATCCAGCACTGCTGACAAAGTCCACTCTCAGACCCTTGTGTCCCTCAGACGTCCGTCAGACACAGCCTCCAGAATGATGCATTCAGAACGTACTCTGAGACACAGCTCACCAAACCTGGAAGGGACACAGGGGTCCCCAGGCAGCAGCTTGGATCCACAATTTGCTCTGAAGAAAGGGAAAGCAGGGACATAGTGTATTTAGGGTCCACTCCCCTCTCATCTCCACATCTTCAACACAGAAGATTAGAGCAAGGGTCATTCCCCTGGACAGCGGTGCAAGCTGCCCCCGGATGCCCTGGACAATGGCAGCTTCAGTGGCAGAGTGGACATCCCAGGATGTTACTCAACTAGTCTCTGGTCTGGGGCCCAAGGCCTCTGCATGGAATTGAGCCACTCATGGGAGGAAATGAGGCCACGTCTACACTCACAGAGCCAGGTCTTGCAAACATCACCTCTGATCCAGACTGAGCACCAGCTGGTCTCAGTTaacaatggatgaatgaaaggaATCGCCCCTTCATAGGAGCCCAAATAGAGTCCCTCAACCTTTTCCCTGCCTTGAAATATTTGTTTACTAAAGTTGGCCATCGCCTGTTCAGTTCCGATCTCAAGACACAAAAGATTACCCCTTTGTCCGTTGAGAAACAATGTTTTCTGGTCTGCCACAAAGTGATTATCACCATAAATTGTTCCTAGAATTCAGAATTGATTCAGAATATTATGAGAGagtataattaattatataataaatgattCTGAGAAAATAGACACCACATTACACACATGTGTTACAGCTTCAAACTGCTAAAACATATCTGCTTTGAAAGTGAGGAAATCTCAACCGAAGatttagagagacagagagagagcctGGCCTTGTCAGCACAGGCCTTCTGGCAGAGCAGAGCAGGGTCAATGTCCCCCTCCCACCACAGGACAAGTGGGAGGAGCTCATCAGCCTGGACTCACATCTGGAGGTCCTTGGACACGTCTCCTTGATGACACTGGACACCATCATGAAGTGCGCCTTCAGCCACCAGGGCAGCATCCAGACAGACAGGTCAGTGGCAACATTTCAATGCCAGGGTCCTTGTTCTCACCAGCTGGGGAGGACTTACCTGAGAGGCAGTTAGGGCAGCGTGGATGCTTCTCAGCCCAAAAAGCAACATTCTGCACAGAGTCATGGACCACAGTCAAATTCCACCCAGACCAACTTTGACTCAGTCACAGGTCCCTGATTCCTGCACAGGGAGAAGCCTGGCTGCTCAGGCCACTTGTAAAGGACTGAGGGTCTCCAGGGTTGTAAGGCAGAAATGACGAAGCCTCAGTGCTGCCTGTCCCCACTGACTGAGGAATCCCCACCTGGAGCCCCACTCCATCTCCAGGTCAGAGGCTCCCTCCACTCCAGTCTcctctgcatcctctcccttcaGGAACATCCAGTCCTACATCCAGGCCATCAGGGACCTCGGCAATCTGATTATTTCCCGAATAAGAAATGCTTTCCACCAGAACGACATCATCTACAGACTGACCCCTGAAGGCCGCTGGAGCCACCGGGCCTGCCAGCTGGCCCATCAACACACAggttcttctcctccttctgggtAACTCCTCCCCTGGCCTTGAGCCCTCAGGCAGAGCCCAgactcctgcttcctcttcagGGGCTGGCACACACCCACACTGGGTACTTCCTGGTGCAGGGGTTGGGAACCGAGATGTCAGGGTGTCAGGTGATGTGCAGGGAGATACATGTGTCACCACGTTGCTGATGGTGGAATGAGAGCCCCTCCCAGCGGCATTCAGACAGAGCCTCCATGGGCTGTGCTATTGAGGGGATGCCCGACCTGGATCACTCGATGCTGGAGCTCTCTGCCCTGACATGTGCGCCCATTCCCACCCTCGTCCTCATCCATCTGGTACCCAGATTGGGCCTGAGGGGCAGATAGGGGTATGGTGGGTGCTGCATCTGGTTCCCCAGAGCCCTCAGCTCTGCCTGGGAACCACTGTTCTGGGACAGATGAAGTGATCAAGCGGAGGAAAGCTCACCTGCAGAAGGAGGGAGAGCTGGAGAAGGTGAGGAGCAAGAGGCACTTGGATTTCCTGGACATCCTCCTCTTTGCCAGAGTGAGTGTGGGCAGGAGAGGCCTGAGGATTTGCCCAGAAGCACAGAGGAAGGGCAAACCCTGCACTCTCCCTGCCTCCGCAGATGGAGAATGGGAGCAGCTTGTCTGACACGGACCTCCGTGCCGAAGTGGATACGTTCATGTTCGAGGGTCACGACACCACAGCCAGTGGCATCTCCTGGACCCTCTATGCTCTGGCTTCCCACCCTGAGCATCAGCAGAGGTGCCGGGAAGAGATCCAGAGCCTCCTGGGGGATGGCGCCTCCATCACCTGGTGAGTGCCCAACAGATGGGAGAACGTTTCCCCTCTATGAGTGGAGGACCATTGGTTGCCTGCCCTTAGATGGGCTTCTTTTCAGGGACCACCTGGACAAGATGCCCTACACCACTATGTGCATCAAGGAGGCACTACGACTCTATCCACCAGTGCCATTCGTTAGCAGAGAAATGAGCAAGCCCATCACCTTCCCTGATGGACGCTCCTTACCTGCAGGTATGAACTTCACCACACCCACTAAACTAAGCACTCTGCAAGACCACATGGGAGATCAGAAATACACATGTGCTTTCCAGCCCCGGGATGCTGTGTCGGTTGTTTCCGCCTGAAGATAATTAATATTTACTCTGCAGTGTGGACGTTTTGTAAAACGCCTGACACAGAACTTGAACCAACGAAAGCTCAATAAGCAAATGCTAGCCCTTGAATGTGGTCTTGTAATGAAGCCCTAAAATTCTAATTCCTTGAGATGTGAAGGCTtgagagagaagcagaaataaGTAAGGGGAGATGTGGTTCTTTCCATATGGGGTCTATGTAAACGAGGGAGCTCAGGGAGTCCACTGTCATGGGTCAGAGGGTCCAGTCTCTGGGGAGCCCTCAGGTGGATGGCTGAGAGCAGCTGATGCTCAGGTCTGAGAACACTGCCATGGTTGGAGGCCACCCATTGGCTCACCTCCCAGTGGGTCTGAATCCCAGCCCAGCCACCTCCTAGCTGTGGGATCACAGACACATCCCTCAACCTCTCGGAGGCTCAGGTGCCTCAGCTGCACGTGAGGATAGGAGTGTCTTCCTtgagggctgctgtgaggattaaatgagttaatgcactTTCCCCAAGGGCTCATGATGGCACCTGATAAATGTGAGTTTTCATGTGAGGTGATCCTAAATGTAAGCCtccaattcttttccttctcagtCCTGGGCCATTTTTACCTACTCCTAATCTGTGCTCATGTGCTTTGTCACCTCCAGCCCACCTGTCTTGCAAGAGCACCATTTCATTCAGAGTGATGGAGGGTAGCTCTCATGGTGGTTCCCAGGCCTTTTGTGCACATTGCCCCTGTTGCCATGGGTACCAtcagtcttctctctctcctcccttccccacaggAATCCTACTCTCCCTCTCCTTTTATGCACTTCACCACAACCCGAAGGTGTGGCCGAAACCAGAGGTATGATGGCcatgggaggaggggatgggatgTTCTCTCCAGACCAGCACCTCCTCTGCTCTCCCTCGGGGATTCTTGTCCCCTGATGGATTGGTGCAAGGAGTTTGACACCACCTGCCCTGGCCCTGTGCTCTCTCTGCAGGTGTTTGACCCATCCCGGTTTGCACCGGGTTCTGCTCGACACAGCCATGCTTTCCTGCCCTTCTCAGGAGGATCCAGGTGAGGCCTTCTGTACCTGGGGCAGTCAGGTGTCACTGAGTGCTACCTGATGTGTGTGACTGTATACATTCATATGTGGTATATGCAGTTATGTCCCTGTATGTTGGCATGTTGAGAAGGAGGCGTGTATTCCCATGTACAAGAAGGCCTTCAGGGCACGCCACGGAGACCTTGGCCTCCTGACTTCCGCAACAACCAGCCACATTTTCATGGCCGTGGCCTCTCCCAAGTATTCCAGGGTTTTCCTCACTTTAGGTGTATGACTTTTCAACATTAGAATTTTCCATGAAACTTAAACTTCAGATGTTTGCTTTTCCCAATTATCAGTCTTCTTAAAAGGTGGTTTTCTCTCTTGGCACATTTCTAGTCCAGCCCACTGTCTTTTTTACTTAATTCACCAATCCACCTCTCACTGTATCAGCAGTCATGTTTTCATGGATTTGGATTTCCAGCTGCCTTCTTGTCCCGAGGATTCAAGCTATGTATGTGATCAGTTACAGTTGCCATTTGAAGAAAGCCTTGATTGTGTTCTCTATTTCTGTGGTCGAACCCAACAAAGTTATGACCACGTATTAATATACACATGACACCTTTTCTAGTTGCCAAAATTCTATATACATAGCGGGGATTATATACCATAGTCCCAAAATCTACACAGTCTAATTttggaaaaaaggatgaaattgaAGTCAATCAAGTGCTTTTGAGAGAAAACTCACTATGTTGTGTTTGACACATGCATTTGAGAAGTTCCTGCCGTGTAAAATATAAAGCATGTATGACATGGCTGTTAAGCTGGATGATAGACTCCAAAATGACTGCTGTGAAAATCTTCAATGGCTACAGATCCCCCCTGAAATAGTAACTTTCATAACTTTGGAACTACTTAGTAATCCAAGGTTTTTCTGAGTGTATAATTCTGTGAAATTTTCAGTTGGTGAATCAACCTTCACAAACAGGCTTGACACAACACGTTCCCGGAATTTGCTCTAGGATTTGGTCTGTGCCAGGGTCCTGTTCTTCCTTGTAGACATTGGCTGCAGGTCATGCGGCTGCCACCAGAGGACAGGGGGTACCTGGCAACTCAATTCCGAGGTCAgaattaatgtttaattttactccagtccttttattttcaattcaATTAACTTTGTTCAAATAGAAAGCTATTTATTAAGGAAGCCTCTGTGTGCCAAACCATATATTACAAGATGGGAACACAGAGACGAAAGGAACTTTCCTTGCTCCAAGAGTTCACAGTCAAGAAACAACTACTGCTATTCAAGACAGACATGCGACGTTTCCATAGTGTAGTGGTCAGTACGTTTGCCTTACAAGACAGACATCATGCATTCATCCACTCTTtcactcgttc includes these proteins:
- the LOC132479710 gene encoding taurochenodeoxycholic 6 alpha-hydroxylase-like, giving the protein MSVSALSTLRALGGVSGLLQVVSLLGLVLLLLKAAQLYLRRQWLLKALQQFPSPPSHWLYGHMQEFQEETELRPLLKRVEKYPSACVRWLWGTKALVLIYDPDYMKVVLGRSDPKSHDAYRLLIPWIGNGLLLLEGQTWFQHRRMLTPAFHYDILKPYVGLMADSVRVMLDKWEELISLDSHLEVLGHVSLMTLDTIMKCAFSHQGSIQTDRNIQSYIQAIRDLGNLIISRIRNAFHQNDIIYRLTPEGRWSHRACQLAHQHTDEVIKRRKAHLQKEGELEKVRSKRHLDFLDILLFARMENGSSLSDTDLRAEVDTFMFEGHDTTASGISWTLYALASHPEHQQRCREEIQSLLGDGASITWDHLDKMPYTTMCIKEALRLYPPVPFVSREMSKPITFPDGRSLPAGILLSLSFYALHHNPKVWPKPEVFDPSRFAPGSARHSHAFLPFSGGSRNCIGKQFAMNEMKVAVALTLLRFELAPDPSRLPVPIPRLVLKSQNGIHLQLRKLL